In Zingiber officinale cultivar Zhangliang chromosome 8B, Zo_v1.1, whole genome shotgun sequence, a single genomic region encodes these proteins:
- the LOC122015038 gene encoding probable 1-acylglycerol-3-phosphate O-acyltransferase: MDEEIGRAAAVESSSSTAASKRCAWKSKLSWIPTSTDLIVGAEKRLLSLVKTSYVHEQVNIGPGPPGSKVRWFRSSSDQPRFINTITFDSKEDAPTLVMVHGYAASQGFFFRNFDALAAHFRVIAIDQLGWGASSRPDFDCKSTEETEAWFIDSFEAWRKAKNLDKFILLGHSFGGYVAAKYALKHPEHVQHLILVGPAGFSSESEHMPEELAKFRASWKGAFVNHLWESNVTPQKFIRGLGPWGPNLVQRYTSARFGSYSAGEELTKEESKLLTDYVYHTLAAKASGELCLKYIFSFGAFARKPLLESASDWKVPTTTFIYGYQDWMDYQGAQQVREGMKVPCEIIRAPQAGHFVFIDNPSGFHSAVVYACRKILSPGHGDAMRFPYDLSSA, encoded by the exons ATGGACGAGGAGATCGGCAGAGCTGCTGCGGTGGAGTCTTCTTCGTCGACAGCGGCGTCAAAGAGGTGCGCGTGGAAGTCGAAGCTCAGCTGGATCCCGACCTCCACCGATCTCATCGTCGGCGCCGAGAAGCGTCTGTTGTCTCTCGTCAA GACAAGTTATGTGCATGAGCAGGTCAATATCGGCCCTGGACCACCAGGTTCAAAAGTCAGATGGTTCAGATCTTCTAGTGATCAGCCAAGGTTTATTAATACAATAACATTTGATAGCAAAGAGGATGCTCCCACGCTTGTTATGGTGCATGGATATGCTGCTTCTCAAGGATTTTTCTTTAGAAACTTTGATGCACTTGCTGCTCATTTTCGAGTGATTGCCATCGATCAACTTGG TTGGGGTGCATCAAGTCGACCGGACTTTGATTGTAAAAGCACAGAAG AGACTGAAGCATGGTTCATTGATTCTTTTGAGGCATGGCGTAAAGCCAAAAATCTTGACAAGTTCATTTTGCTTGGACATTCTTTTGGAGGCTATGTTGCAGCAAAGTATGCTCTGAAG catCCTGAACATGTTCAACATCTGATTTTGGTTGGCCCTGCTGGCTTTTCATCAGAGTCGGAACATATGCCAGAGGAGCTGGCCAAATTTAGAGCTTCTTGGAAAGGGGCCTTTGTAAATCATCTTTGGGAATCCAATGTGACTCCTCAAAAGTTCATTAG AGGATTAGGTCCGTGGGGCCCAAATCTGGTCCAAAGATATACAAGTGCTAGATTTGGCTCATATTCGGCTGGCGAGGAATTAACCAAGGAGGAATCCAAATTGTTGACTG ATTATGTGTACCATACTTTAGCTGCTAAGGCAAGTGGAGAATTGTGTTTAAAGTATATATTTTCCTTTGGAGCATTTGCTAGGAAGCCTCTTCTTGAAAG TGCCTCCGATTGGAAAGTTCCTACCACCACCTTCATTTATGGCTATCAAGATTGGATGGACTATCAAGGTGCACAACAAGTTCGAGAAGGCATGAAAGTGCCTTGTGAAATCATAAGGGCTCCTCAG GCGGGACATTTCGTATTCATCGACAATCCTTCTGGATTTCATTCGGCAGTTGTCTATGCTTGTCGGAAAATTCTTTccccgggtcatggagatgccaTGCGTTTTCCTTATGACTTGTCGTCTGCATAG